In the Paenibacillus sp. FSL H7-0357 genome, one interval contains:
- a CDS encoding ASCH domain-containing protein — protein sequence MKAVTIIQPWATLIELGEKRFENRRWVTKHRGELVIHAGKKVDREISQQGPF from the coding sequence ATGAAAGCTGTAACCATCATACAGCCCTGGGCGACACTGATCGAGCTTGGGGAGAAGCGATTTGAAAATCGCAGATGGGTGACAAAACACCGCGGTGAGCTGGTAATCCACGCCGGGAAGAAGGTGGACCGGGAAATCAGCCAACAGGGGCCTTTTTAA